tgaaaaaaattatctaaatataaattaagttatattttttttatcacttttttgcATACCTACTAACATGGTCTATTGTGATTTATGCATatgatttaaattaaaagtcTTATTATCTCAAATCAGTGTGCATTTGGTTTAGCCTTTTAAGCTTATTTGCTTATGTACAgctttttaaaatctcactttTCCTATGTGCAAAGGTACTTTTTATCCACGTTCAAGATATAAGCAAATCAAGTAATAAGACAATCCAAACACACAAATGGGATTGCCCAAAATACATGTAGTTTGAATCGTGGTATTGGTTGATTGACTTAATTCATTGTGCAGGTACGTCCAGAGGGCTTCTGCCACCTCTGGCCAAGGACTATATGAAGGTCTTGATTGGTTATCCAATAACATTTCTAACAAAACTACATGATATGATCTCTTCCCCAATGCCTCTTACAACAACTAAGACGTGGAAAATTATACCAATTAAGTTTGACCTGGGTTTAATCAGTAGAACCAAATGTGATAAGTACTAAAAAGAGGAGTTTTTGTGAAAACCCAACCTAATTGGAGCATTAGTGGAGAATTCTCCTAAGCAGGCCGGCAAACAtgtatttcaaatttaaattctgaTATCTCAAGCAGCAATTGGTACTTGGTAGTAAAACAACTCTTATATGCAAATATTATATGATAAATTATAACCACTGGTTGGATCATTATCCAATTGAGAATGTTTAgtacaatctttttttttttttgcctgaTCGAGATAGTTGCTGTAATCAGTTGGGAATTGATCTATCTTAAGGAGTATTTATTAAGATCAGCTGCATGCACATTATTCCAATGTTAAAATTATGAATGAACTGCTGGTATTGGTGTACAAGAGAATAACATTCATTGCAAACCATTTTCCGGCTTAGGAGGCGTTTAGCTTTAGCTGGTTGTTACACACTTGAAAAGCAGATGGTTGCGCTCATAAAAAGAACATGCGCATGCAGATTCTTTTTCTTGAAAGGACTGACACAATATCACAAGTATATCATTGATTATTAATCCAAATACCAATATATAGAATAACAGATGGGAAGAGAACTGAACTTAAAAGACATATAAAATGAACCTTTCTTCACCTAAAAGGTTACATGGTAAAAGAACTAAATATGTGTGCTTAAATAACCGTAATTCTGCATTCCAAGCAAGCCAGCTTCATTTATAGCTTGTAGGACTCAAATATAGATTGAGTTAAGTGAATATACAGTTTTATACTTCATCCTTCCAAAAAATGAATAATCACGGAAATctataattgaaagaaaatccTTTTTGAGACCAAGTtctagaaaatagaaaagagacAATTCCACATAGACTTGTTAACCAGGTGAACATATTTCGCATTCAAAATGTAAGCATAGGAATGTTTCAGGATCAGATATGAACAAATATGGATTATAGAAGCAGATTGATAAAGCTAATTAtcaaagggggaaaaaattaCATTGATCAGACTAAGAGCATCTTTCGgaaattgaaacaaaacaaacccaGATAGGGTTGTTAACCAGGTGAACATATTTCGTATTCAAAATGTAAATATTGGAATGATTCAGGATCTGATCTTGAACAAATATGGCTTATAGAAGTAGATtgacaaaaatttatttcacaTAACCATAGATTGAGGTCCATCTGAAGCCTTAGATTTCTTAGCTTTTATCTTCCTCCCTccatttttattcttctttttctttggtttctcaTCTATAACAGGTTGTGTGCTCTGCAGGTGTTGATGAATGGCAGCCAAAGGATCCAACTGGAAAGCAGGATGATTAAGAACTGTACTCAGCTGTTTTCCTTCGTTCAAGCTGATGAAAATGAACCCGATATTACATTAAGACAGATATCACAATGAAAAAGCTTGCAACAGGAAATAAATCATGGAATTCATATGCTCACATTAACTTTTTCATAGATTTACAATTTGGCTTCAACTCATCTGTAGGAGGAGTTGGTTGCCGCGGGGTCTTCAAATCAGGAAGGAAATCTGAGAGGGTTGAGAGATCATATACTTTCAATTTCTTCTGTCGGCTTCTAAGTTTCTTCTTCTGGCAGAACATAAATAGATATTTAACATAATAAAGATTATGAATATTACTCAAAAATAAGTTTTACAAGTGTTATCAAACATTTGCCACAACATATTAGTTCAAAAGGTTTAAACGAAATGAAAGAAAGGCATCACCTTAGATTCAGATATCAAATAAaggtatacattttttttcttcatgtatTGGTAAATAGAGGTATACAATTTTAATAGACAATTGTAACAAACAATCTGGTACTTGTGGAACACAATAGAGTCCTAACATCATCCTTAAAACAATTGGTCCGTATTGAATAAAAGTTCTTTTTAAGGCTTTAGACATTCCTTGTTTTGGAGATTAGAATTTAGAACCATGTCCCCATGCAAAGTCCTTAGGATGGACAACAAACTCAAGAAGAATGGAATGAGAAAATACTGAGGtttacaaggctttggtaaGATTTATGGACTCCAATGGgtcctttttaattaaaaaagaatcaTGAGAATTTGGGCAAATTAACAATTTATCATATCTCgaatccccaaaaaaaaaaaaaaaattatcgtATCTGAAATCCCCAGGTCATAATTTTGCTGCAATACAGTTTTCACTCCAAAAATCTTTGATCCAGGCTCATATTAACTTATCTTTTTTACATTTAAGAGATGAAGGTTCAAGATTCTGTTCAATTGTCCACCTTTCACATTTCTCACTTAATTTTAGCTAGGTTAAAAAGGGAAGGATTGACTGCTCTATGGAGAACCCAACATGAGCCTGACCATAGCAGCACCTATCTACAGAGGAACCAATGCTTTAAGGGCCTAAACAATGAAGGGGCCTTAGACACACCCTCATAAAGGTCAAAGCCTGACCTCAACTCATGGGGTTCAAGTAGCATCATCCAGTGGATATCCTGCTTGAACCTACATCACTCCCTCAAACTCAAAACGTTGATCCCAATCGAACCACATTCTGTAAAACTTTGTCACTAACCCAAATTAAGTAGTGAATAACCTACTCAATTTTGTATCTTGCATCCTAGAGGTTGATTGAAGGTACTCACCTTTACATGTAAGTTGAACAATCTGGCTCTATCTATACATGGCATCATGTGTCATTTTTCAATGCTACTCCCTTAACTTGCCATACCCATTATAGAACAGAGTTGCACCACACTAGCAGCCACAAAATGTATTTGTGGATCCTGCATACCCCTTGATTAAAATTTGTCTACATCCTTGCGGTTTTGATAAAGGTTGCATTTTGCtaaatattgtataatttattttacaagTACCAAAAATTTATGCCAATTCATTTTCTAAATCACTTAAAAAAGTATGGAAACTCCAACACTCTTTTGACTTTTATGTACAAGATTCCCTTTTGGAGGTAATGTCTCAACTCTAAAAGATTGACCCAAAATCAATGCTATATTTTCTTGCAAGTGCAAGATTTACTTAAATTAAATCTATCTTGAAATAGATAGGCAAACAACGTGTAAAGGAGCTGAAATTCAGTCTATCAAAATGAAGACAAACTTTACAACTTGGCAATGCAAGTCCTGGCTGGAACTTTCTTGctagtgacaaaaaaaaaaaaaaaaaaaaaatcttaacaacATACTAACCAATGCAATAACC
This portion of the Castanea sativa cultivar Marrone di Chiusa Pesio chromosome 7, ASM4071231v1 genome encodes:
- the LOC142642745 gene encoding uncharacterized protein LOC142642745, with product MGKSRSLPESTSKADLKFEKKRQFYTKVKDTVAALSAQKAIGKKKKLRSRQKKLKVYDLSTLSDFLPDLKTPRQPTPPTDELKPNCKSMKKLILNEGKQLSTVLNHPAFQLDPLAAIHQHLQSTQPVIDEKPKKKKNKNGGRKIKAKKSKASDGPQSMVM